TTAAACTAAAGCTCGAGGAGGGATCAGCATGAATATTCGTTGTACTAGAAATACCGGATTTTATGGAATGGGTAGTCCGATCGAGGTCAGAAAAAATGAGGAAAAATGGTTTTATTTGAACCAAAATGAAACGAAACAAGTCGAAATAAAGGAATCAAAGTGTACAATACAAGTGAAGTTTTTCTTCTTAAAGAGTGCACCTTTTGTGGTGAACGATCAGGGACACACGCTTGATTTAGAAATAACAATGAATCCAACATTGATCTTAGTTTATGTTATACTCTTTGTTGGAATGTTTTTAATTCCTGTATTGCATTTGAATATTGTTGGAATTATGTTGTTACTCGTTATTTATTTTATTTTTGTGTTTTCTATGTTAAACAAAGCGTATGTCATTAAGGAGAAAATGTGATGGGTGAAAGAGCGGAAGAATTTTTAAGCAGTTTCAATCGTATTGAGAAATGGTTTCGTGAACAATTAAATAACCCAACGAATATGGGTTTTAGTGAAATGGTTCGCCGACTATCTAGAAAAAAAGACAGCCAAATCTCGCTTTTTCAAGATGACCTACTGCAAATGGCTCAATTAAGAAATGCGATTGTTCATGAACGGATTTCAACCGATTTTGTGATAGCAGAACCCAACGCGTGGGCAGTCACCCGAATGTTGGAAATCGAACAAGCATTGATCAGTCCAGAAAAAGTTCTCCCGCGTTTTGCGAAGAAAGTGACAGGATTTGATATAAATATTTCAATCAAAGAAATCTTATCGATTGTTGCTCGTAAGCAGTATTCACAATTTCCAATTTATGATGATGGCATTTTTAAAGGCTTGATTACTGTTCGCGGCTTAGGAATTTGGTTAGCGGTCGAAAGTTCAAAAGGAGACATTCAATTAGAAGGAAGAAAAGCTTCTGAACTTTTGTTGAGTAATTATAAGCAGAGTAACTATCAATTTGTCAGTAAAGAGACGACTGTGTTTCAAGTTGAAGAGATGTTTGTGACCCAAGTCAGACTAGAGGCAATCCTGATCACAAAAGATGGGAATCCAAATGGCAGTTTACTGGGCATTATCCGTCCAAGAGATTTATATAATAATTTAGAGAAGGAATGAAAGCCGTTGCTAGCAGTTTATCTAATTATCAGTGCAGTTCTGGTCGGTTTAGATCAGTGGGTCAAATATTTAACGGTGACCAATATTCAATTAGGAGAAACAAAGGAGTTTATACCTGGATTTATGTCATTTACGAATCTTCGTAACACTGGGGCCGCTTGGAGTCTTTTAGAAGGAAAAATGTGGTTCTTTTATATCGTCACAGTGATCGTAGTTGCTGTAGTGTTGTATATTTTAGTTAAAAATATCAATGGAAGTAAGTGGTTTACAGTTGGTTTGAGCTTAGTCTTA
The Enterococcus silesiacus DNA segment above includes these coding regions:
- a CDS encoding lipoprotein signal peptidase (lipoprotein signal peptidase; integral membrane protein that removes signal peptides from prolipoproteins during lipoprotein biosynthesis) → MLAVYLIISAVLVGLDQWVKYLTVTNIQLGETKEFIPGFMSFTNLRNTGAAWSLLEGKMWFFYIVTVIVVAVVLYILVKNINGSKWFTVGLSLVLAGAVGNFIDRIRLGYVVDMFQTEFISFPIFNVADSVLVIGVICIFIYLILDEKAAKDGKNGAN